The genomic interval GCTGTCGGAGCTGCGGACCGCGGGGGCAATGTTGCGCTCGATGCGGCGACGAGGAACCTGCCGTGGCGCGCGTCAGATTCGATTGTCGTGCCTGCGAATTCCGCGTGCGCGACGTGCGTCGTTTCCGGCGGATCGCGGTGCTCGCACTGCTGGCGATACCGCTGACGATCGCAGGCGTCCTCGCGGCGCGATCATTCGAGCTCGAACAGCTCTACCTGCCTTTGGCTTTCGCGGTTGGTGCCCGGATGCCTGCCGATCCCGTTGCTGGTAGCGATGCTGGCCTGGAGTCGCTCACGGTTTTCCGCGGATGTATGGATGAACGGCACGGTGGAAGCCCATCGTGTCCGCGCATCCAGATTTCGCGGCCGAGGTGCAGCGCTACCGGGTCCGGAAACACTGAGCACCCCACCGGATTCCCAGCGGGGTGCTGACCAGAATGCTAACTAGCTGCTGCCGAAGAAGAGCCCCGGGGGCCGGTGGTGGCCGAAGCCGTTGAACGGGTCGTGCGGCTTGCGGCGGCGTTCGCAGTTGTCCCAGTCGTCATCCCAGCGGTCATGTCGCCGGTCGTCCCAGCTGTTGTGGTCCCACGGGCGGTGGCGGTGGCAGTCGTCGCCGTGGCGGACCTCGGTGACGTTGGGGACGGCCGGGGTGGCCGAGGCGGGAACGGCCAAGGCGGTCAACGGGATCGCGGTGAGGACGCCGGCGATGGCGACGCGGGCCAAGGTGCGTCGGGCGGCGGACTTTCTCGTCGTATGCAACGTAAATCCTTTCGACTCTACGGCGAACGTCCGCGTTCGCGGTGTTCGCACACCTGACACTGTGCCGTACTCGGGCGGAATGGTCACTGGTGGGAACACATTCGAAGGAGATCTCATTCTCGGGTATGAGACGTCGTCGGGGTGCACCCTGAGGTCCCGGTGGGGTTAACCCTCCTTTCGGCAGCCCGCCCCAATGCGACGCGCGACTCCCGAGTGTTTGCCAGTTGCTTGCCGACCTCGGGCTTTCGGCACCAGACTGGGCAGATGACGCGCGCGACGATTGCCCAGGACCAGCGCCCAGCGGCCGCGGCGGGCCGGGCGGTCCGCAAACAGGTGCCGCGCAGCGCGCACGCGCGATGGCGGCCCGCGAAGCATCGCGCCGATCCGGTCAGCATTCTGGAGCGGCAGGCGCGGACTCGCGTCCCGGACCTGGTGCCCATCCGGTATGCGCGCATGGCGACCGGCCCGTTCCCGTTCTATCGCGGCGCGCCCGCGATCATGGCCGCCGACCTCGCGACCGTGCCGCACACCGACCTCACCGTCCAGCTCTGTGGCGACGCCCATCTGTCAAACTTCGGGCTGTTCGCGTCCCCGGAACGGGATCTTGTCTTCGATCTCAACGACTTCGACGAAACCCTGCCCGGCCCCTTCGAATGGGATGTCAAACGCCTGACCGCCAGCGTTGTGGTGGCGACCCGTGCCAACGGCGGGACCGACGCGCAGGCGCAGCAGGCGGCGCTGGCGGGGGTGCGCGGGTACCGGGAGGCCATGCATCGGCTGGCGAGGATGGACGCGATGACGGTCTGGTACGAACGCACCAACGCCCAGGCGGTCGAGGAACTGATGCACAAGGTGCGGTTTCGCAAAGGCGCGGCGAAGATCATCGCCGACGCGCGGGCCCGCACCAGCGCCCAGGCCTTGCACAAGCTGACCAGGCCGGGGCCGGACGGCACCCCGTGCATCCGCGAGCGGCCGCCGTTCGTCGTGGTGGCGACCGAGGCGGAGAACGGGGTGGTCGGTGCCGCTTTCGGCGACTATCGCCGCACCATCGCCGAGGAGCGCCGGCCGCTGGTGGATCGGTACCGCTTGGTCGACACCGCGCGCAAGGTGGTCGGCGTCGGCAGCGTCGGCACCCGCTGCTTCATCCTGCTGCTCGCCGATCTGTATACGGGCGATCCGCTGTTTCTTCAGGCGAAGCAGGCGGAGGCGTCGATCCTCGCGCCCTATTTGAAACCGAGCAGATTCCGGCACCAGGGCCATCGGGTGGTGGCCGGCCAGCGGCTGATGCAGGCGACCAGTGACATCCTGCTGGGCTGGGCGACCGGTCTGGAGCACCGCTACTACTACGTGCGTCAGTTGCGTGACATGAAGGGATCGGTCGTGCTGGAGGAAATGCCCGCTCCGGTGCTGGCGGCCTACGCTGAACTCTGCGGGGCGACTTTGGCACGAGCACACGCGCGCTCTGGTGATCGCGTCGCGATCGCCGCCTACCTCGGCACCAGCGACGTCTTCGACACAGCGATCGCGGACTTCGCGCACGCGTACGCCGACCAGACCGTCGCCGACCGTCAGGTCATGCTGGAGGCGATCGAATCCGGCCGTATCCAGGCCGCGCCCGAGGCGTACTGAGCCATCCCTACACTGGTTACCGATGAGTAAGTTCTTTGCGTCGGTAGACGAGGTGACCGCGCGGCTGTCCGCGGCGGGTTATCTTCCGTCCACCGACATCGCCACCGCCGTGTTCCTCGCCGGGCACCTGGGCAAGCCGCTGCTGATCGAGGGACCCGCCGGTGTCGGCAAGACCGAACTCGCCAAGGCGGTGGCGGCGGCCACCATCTCGGACCTGGTGCGGTTGCAGTGCTACGAGGGCATCGATGAGGCCCGCGCGCTCTACGAGTGGAACCACGCGAAACAATTGCTGCGGATCACGGCGGAGCGGGAGAACTGGGACAGCACCCGCGGTCACGTCTTCACCGAGGAGTTCCTGCTCGAACGGCCGCTACTCGCGGCGATCCGCAACCCGCACTCGACCGTCCTGCTCATCGATGAACTCGACAAAGCCGACGTCGAACTCGAAGGGCTGCTGCTGGAGGTGCTGGGCGACTTCCAGGTCAGCATCCCCGAACTCGGCACCATCACCGCCGTCCGGAAGCCGTTCGTCGTCCTCACCTCGAACGCCAACCGCGATCTGTCCGAAGCGTTGAAGCGGCGCTGCCTTTATCTCCACATCGACTATCCGACAGCGGAATTGGAACGCGCGATCGTCCGGTTGCGAGTGCCCGAACTGGACGAGGTCGTCGCCGCATCCGCGGTGGAGGTGGTGGGCGCTCTCCGTCAACTTCCGCTCCGCAAGTCTCCGTCCATCGCCGAAACCGTCGACTGGGCAAGGACATTGGTGACGCTCGGGGCCCAGAATCTGTCCAGCGGCGTGGTGCGCTCGACCCTCGGCGTGCTCCTGAAGTATCAGTCCGACCATCGCACCGCGATCGAACGGCTGGCGCTGCTCGACCCGGACTCCGACCGGCGGGAGCGGCGGTGGTGAGCGTGTCGGACAGCCGGACGATGACCGATCGGCTGGTGGACTTCGTGGGAATCCTGCGTGAGCACGGCATCAATGCGGGTCCCAGTGAAACCGTCGACGCGGCCGAGGCGATTCTCGCCCTGGGTCTATCGGACCCGAACAGGCTGAGGTCCGGACTGGCCGCGACGCTGTTGCGCCGCAACGGGCAGCGGACGATCTTCGATCAGCTTTTCGACCTGTACTTCCTCGGTTCCGAACTGCCGCAGCAGGTTCCGGAGATCTCCGTCGACGCGCTCCGTGACCGCCTGGTGGACGCGCTCGCCCAGGACGATCCCGCCGCCGTCACCGAACTCGCGCGGCAGGCGCTCACCATGCTCGGCGGGTACGGCGGTGTCGGCGCCGGACAATCCGATCAGCCCGTCACCACCGCCTCCGGCGCGGGCTGGTCCTCCTACCTCACCATGAAAAACCTTCGCCCGGAAGAGCTTCGGGATCGCATCGTGGAGTCGATGGGCGGCTCCGGTCAACTCGACACCGCGGTGCACACGATCGAGGCCCAGCGCCGGCTGGCCGATTTCCGCACCCAGGTCCAAACCGAGGCGCGCCTGCGTTCCGCCGAGCTGCGCGGCACCGACTACATCGCGCGCCGCGGCATCGAATCGGCCACCGACCAGATCGATTTCCTCGGCGCGCGGGAACAGGACCTCGCCGAAATGCGCCGCCTGGTAAGTCCTTTGGCGCGTAAGCTCGCCACCCGTCTGGCCGCCCGGCGCAAGAAGGCGGTCCGCGGCCAGATCGACATGCGCCGCACCTTGCGCCGCTCCATGGCGACCGGCGGCGTCC from Nocardia goodfellowii carries:
- a CDS encoding DUF2252 domain-containing protein: MTRATIAQDQRPAAAAGRAVRKQVPRSAHARWRPAKHRADPVSILERQARTRVPDLVPIRYARMATGPFPFYRGAPAIMAADLATVPHTDLTVQLCGDAHLSNFGLFASPERDLVFDLNDFDETLPGPFEWDVKRLTASVVVATRANGGTDAQAQQAALAGVRGYREAMHRLARMDAMTVWYERTNAQAVEELMHKVRFRKGAAKIIADARARTSAQALHKLTRPGPDGTPCIRERPPFVVVATEAENGVVGAAFGDYRRTIAEERRPLVDRYRLVDTARKVVGVGSVGTRCFILLLADLYTGDPLFLQAKQAEASILAPYLKPSRFRHQGHRVVAGQRLMQATSDILLGWATGLEHRYYYVRQLRDMKGSVVLEEMPAPVLAAYAELCGATLARAHARSGDRVAIAAYLGTSDVFDTAIADFAHAYADQTVADRQVMLEAIESGRIQAAPEAY
- a CDS encoding AAA family ATPase, whose product is MSKFFASVDEVTARLSAAGYLPSTDIATAVFLAGHLGKPLLIEGPAGVGKTELAKAVAAATISDLVRLQCYEGIDEARALYEWNHAKQLLRITAERENWDSTRGHVFTEEFLLERPLLAAIRNPHSTVLLIDELDKADVELEGLLLEVLGDFQVSIPELGTITAVRKPFVVLTSNANRDLSEALKRRCLYLHIDYPTAELERAIVRLRVPELDEVVAASAVEVVGALRQLPLRKSPSIAETVDWARTLVTLGAQNLSSGVVRSTLGVLLKYQSDHRTAIERLALLDPDSDRRERRW
- a CDS encoding vWA domain-containing protein translates to MSVSDSRTMTDRLVDFVGILREHGINAGPSETVDAAEAILALGLSDPNRLRSGLAATLLRRNGQRTIFDQLFDLYFLGSELPQQVPEISVDALRDRLVDALAQDDPAAVTELARQALTMLGGYGGVGAGQSDQPVTTASGAGWSSYLTMKNLRPEELRDRIVESMGGSGQLDTAVHTIEAQRRLADFRTQVQTEARLRSAELRGTDYIARRGIESATDQIDFLGAREQDLAEMRRLVSPLARKLATRLAARRKKAVRGQIDMRRTLRRSMATGGVPVDPVLRARKHGRPDLVVLADLSGSVTGFAEFTLQLVQALQDQFSRVRSFGFVDTCDEITGFFTPGEPPEPGLSARIVRESRVARFGSSNYGEAFQGFTEHYLDALGPRTSLLILGDARTNRTDPNLAALQQMCERAKHVYWLNPEPARSWPTGDSAAHRYAEQVTMHECRNVRQLAEVVSRLLPS